A genomic stretch from Aedes albopictus strain Foshan chromosome 2, AalbF5, whole genome shotgun sequence includes:
- the LOC134287340 gene encoding uncharacterized protein PF3D7_1120600-like, translated as MREESFIEAIDHLKHADKLEPVNALHFPENLENVEENISAPEANRKSESISCDATQEDVDFINKTMATSTENEAGSIQVSDVQPCTDNVHTSLPLEVELVICEDDENIKTPKERENDEENALVIMRDESIMDASDYPEHAEQLDRVIVPQDDLIKDEQPSDTSEKFEWNKASLDNVSDSTGADYDVPIAKHVNDEEIVLIEMPEKGVELESTNHASQSLDKQQQICGDVENDEKTRVDEDEEENALIQMRDESFNMASDHFEHAENVDSVNVLHLQENIVNPSKEAERMGESVPCESVLQTSTENKAGNTQIADIVVVCNDEENLEKIGEGKDDEENSSVMIGDEPIMETLALPEDADILDLVKEDLCKEKQPSDTSDEFEFTKASLDYASDSAGSQHVPTDEMKPNHAENMNENIVLQETERDSEPIACDAEKENTDFTCTVLKDFDTNEESKIYVSDAQPCDEDYDVKIREGVDEEEEALIKMREESFMKTSDHPEHAEKVEPVIVQQEKMDEDKQHRDVSEGSEQSKVLLDNAFYCTDADHDSKDTLINDENLVLRKIQEEELVTNHPESKENLEEKICSQETESKTMLCDAVKDSTDTNTALEILVKNEAGESQVSDVPPCIENVNISQTLEIQLMISDNAENDEKATGGENQEENALIIIRRQNSMEEKLDNLESADHIVQGATLDSNTNVAQYQSQLSEEPQPALTKTTVQIDSENVNDPINLQHIPRVDFIDKDNSSVQDEMSNYSENIENLEKPILSQEDCTLNSIVTMSNVTKNDEIISQCISREDKAIVNNNKPDSFDVYDIKTTTNSLDNSEDDTPEKDKRNFSNENEKNQFHSYWKYRDAELLDALYKISIETDQPIGSIEEELDTFNKNYNDAEERMKSYMYEMRNVSKYFDYNDAEVKHNLLRVSDDTKNIQQYISDSNSDITPKANYSILEAEQSVTNASIDEKNLIIQNTNIAPEIAQDASDLSKDTQNKIQNRIETFVYELNDVIDHWKYADAESMYVAYKSPIVTSLNDADHDEISKQGEPNKQELSTSILSTSVAASIENEKGEHILFDELNNKLNRPSDYDEDAPIKAPESPLNNQATSFIYEAKVYHDYWKYADAETLNMTYRTQPVTSTECVKYKELTKDMPKHESCILDKSDMSDEVTQNENKAEKPSKIEPLYSEVVSGNTKHKSNKLAVEATNFEPDEKCSTLNYDEETSGELAKNQNTNNLSEVQHVDITMENIVPILPKAGLDDPHIISSEDLDQHNIEKLSQCRIEVVKEVPLQTESDEKYDDGKETNFFKSTINEEHDISKETAPIEFVDIDAKATNSSESTNEVNNDICIKINQHDREEKSHHTTENFKITAAQNTPKSAENEYTNDEPKESIISCIEPSALSIGMDGDGPEKAQLLSTPHQLEAFWKDKPLYDDAESTYIKSMENLNKCIVPEQDYPRAVDSIVDEQVPTQLTQTSNNILTQPLLQNPATNSNLSVPPPNPPNTLLGTTSTVNIRNPKETVDDCTIYEQTLSESVENILQSLLNEELKMNNLPYDNMNSLIKGLQVLIEKLSEYKEQNYAISTSLPQNADYKIKESVRLIDERIDFLRQRAQDGLEKIQVNMS; from the coding sequence ATGAGAGAGGAGTCTTTTATAGAGGCGATAGATCATCTTAAACATGCTGATAAATTGGAACCAGTAAACGCTCTGCATTTCCCAGAAAATCTAGAAAACGTGGAAGAAAATATCTCTGCACCAGAAGCAAACAGAAAGAGTGAATCAATTTCCTGTGACGCTACACAAGAGGATGTTGATTTCATAAACAAGACAATGGCAACATCAACGGAAAACGAGGCAGGAAGTATTCAAGTATCTGATGTTCAGCCCTGTACTGATAATGTTCATACATCTCTGCCGCTTGAAGTTGAACTTGTAATTTGTGAAGATGATGAAAATATCAAGACGCCAAAAGAACGAGAGAATGACGAAGAAAATGCTTTAGTAATAATGAGAGATGAATCTATTATGGATGCATCAGATTACCCAGAACATGCTGAACAATTGGACCGCGTTATTGTCCCACAAGACGATCTAATTAAGGATGAACAACCCAGTGATACATCAGAGAAATTTGAATGGAACAAAGCATCTCTTGATAATGTATCTGATTCTACTGGCGCAGATTATGATGTACCAATAGCAAAACATGTCAATGACGAAGAAATTGTCTTGATTGAAATGCCAGAAAAAGGTGTGGAGCTGGAGTCAACAAATCATGCATCTCAATCACTTGACAAACAGCAACAAATATGTGGTGATGTAGAAAATGACGAAAAAACTAGAGTAGATGAAGACGAAGAAGAGAATGCATTAATTCAAATGAGAGATGAATCTTTCAACATGGCATCAGATCATTTCGAACATGCTGAGAACGTGGACTCAGTGAATGTGCTTCATCTACAAGAAAATATAGTAAACCCTTCAAAAGAAGCAGAAAGAATGGGTGAATCAGTGCCCTGTGAATCTGTACTTCAGACATCAACGGAAAACAAGGCAGGAAATACTCAGATTGCGGATATAGTTGTAGTTTGTAATGATGAAGAAAACCTCGAAAAGATAGGAGAAGGAAAAGATGATGAAGAAAATTCTTCAGTAATGATCGGAGATGAGCCTATTATGGAGACATTAGCTCTTCCAGAAGATGCTGACATATTGGACCTAGTAAAAGAAGATCTATGTAAGGAGAAACAACCCAGTGATACATCTGACGAATTCGAATTTACAAAAGCATCTCTTGATTATGCATCTGATAGTGCTGGTTCACAGCATGTACCCACAGACGAGATGAAGCCAAATCATGCAGAAAACATGAATGAAAATATCGTATTACAAGAAACAGAAAGGGATAGTGAACCAATTGCATGTGACGCTGAAAAAGAAAATACTGATTTTACGTGCACGGTACTGAAAGACTTTGACACAAATGAGGAATCAAAGATCTACGTTTCTGATGCACAACCGTGTGATGAAGATTATGATGTGAAAATCAGAGAAGGAgtagacgaagaagaagaagcgttaATAAAAATGAGAGAAGAGTCATTCATGAAGACATCAGATCATCCAGAACATGCTGAGAAAGTAGAACCTGTAATTGTTCAACAAGAAAAAATGGATGAAGATAAACAACACCGTGATGTATCTGAAGGATCCGAACAAAGCAAAGTACTTCTTGATAATGCATTTTATTGTACTGACGCAGATCATGATTCCAAAGACACACTTATCAATGACGAGAACCTTGTTCTGAGGAAAATACAAGAAGAGGAGCTGGTAACAAATCATCCAGAGAGtaaagaaaatctggaagaaaaaaTCTGTTCACAAGAAACAGAGAGTAAAACAATGTTGTGTGACGCTGTAAAAGACAGTACTGATACAAACACAGCACTGGAAATCTTAGTGAAAAATGAGGCAGGAGAGAGTCAAGTTTCTGATGTTCCACCATGCATTGAAAATGTCAATATATCCCAAACACTTGAAATACAACTTATGATTTCTGATAATGCAGAAAACGATGAAAAAGCTACAGGCGGAGAAAATCAAGAGGAAAATGCCTTAATCATAATTAGAAGACAGAATTCAATGGAGGAGAAACTAGATAATCTAGAAAGTGCTGATCATATTGTACAAGGTGCAACACTTGATTCAAACACAAATGTAGCACAATATCAATCTCAACTTTCTGAAGAACCCCAACCAGCATTAACGAAGACTACTGTACAAATTGACAGCGAGAATGTGAATGATCCTATAAATTTACAACATATTCCTCGTGTCGATTTTATAGACAAAGACAATTCTTCTGTACAGGATGAGATGTCAAACTATTCCGAGAATATTGAAAACTTGGAAAAACCTATTCTCTCACAAGAAGACTGTACACTGAATTCCATTGTAACAATGTCAAATGTGACCAAGAACGatgaaattatttcacaatgcaTTTCTCGCGAGGACAAAGCAATTGTAAACAATAACAAACCGGATTCATTTGATGTCTATGATATCAAAACTACTACAAATTCGCTTGACAACTCGGAAGACGATACCCCTGAAAAAGATAAGCGCAATTTTagtaatgaaaatgaaaaaaatcaatttcacaGCTATTGGAAATATCGTGATGCAGAGCTGTTAGATGCACTATACAAAATTTCGATTGAGACTGATCAACCAATTGGCTCTATTGAAGAGGAGCTTGATACATTCAACAAGAATTATAATGACGCAGAAGAGAGAATGAAAAGTTACATGTACGAAATGAGAAATGTGTCTAAATACTTTGACTACAATGACGCTGAAGTAAAACATAATCTACTCAGAGTATCGGATGATACCAAAAATATACAGCAGTATATTTCTGATAGCAACAGCGATATCACACCAAAAGCAAATTATTCAATATTAGAAGCTGAACAGTCAGTGACAAATGCCAGCATTGATGAAAAGAACTTGATAATTCAAAATACTAACATTGCCCCAGAAATAGCTCAAGATGCTTCTGATCTCTCTAaagatacgcaaaataaaataCAAAATCGCATTGAAACTTTTGTGTATGAACTAAACGATGTCATTGATCACTGGAAATATGCAGATGCAGAATCAATGTATGTTGCGTATAAATCACCTATTGTCACTTCGCTCAATGACGCCGATCATGATGAAATTTCAAAACAGGGTGAACCGAATAAGCAAGAATTATCAACCTCTATTTTATCAACATCTGTCGCAGCATCGATTGAAAATGAAAAGGGAGAGCACATTCTTTTTGATGAACTTAACAATAAATTGAATAGACCTTCCGACTATGACGAAGACGCTCCAATTAAAGCTCCGGAAAGTCCACTAAATAATCAAGCAACGAGTTTCATATACGAAGCAAAAGTATATCATGATTATTGGAAATACGCTGATGCTGAAACATTAAATATGACATATAGAACTCAGCCTGTCACATCAACAGAATGTGTGAAATACAAAGAATTAACAAAGGACATGCCGAAGCATGAGTCTTGTATACTTGACAAGAGTGATATGTCGGATGAGGTGACACAGAATGAGAATAAGGCAGAAAAACCAAGCAAAATAGAGCCTCTATATTCTGAAGTTGTATCTGGTAATACCAAACATAAATCTAATAAATTAGCGGTTGAAGCTACTAATTTCGAACCTGATGAAAAATGTTCTACTCTAAACTATGATGAAGAGACAAGTGGCGAACTGGCTAAAAATCAAAATACCAATAACCTATCGGAAGTACAACATGTAGACATAACTATGGAGAATATAGTGCCAATACTACCGAAGGCAGGCTTAGATGACCCACACATAATTTCATCTGAAGATTTGGATCAGCACAACATTGAAAAACTATCGCAATGCCGTATTGAAGTTGTTAAAGAAGTTCCGTTGCAAACTGAAAGTGATGAAAAATATGATGACGGAAAAGAAACCAACTTTTTCAAATCAACCATAAACGAAGAACATGATATCAGTAAGGAAACTGCTCCCATAGAATTTGTTGATATTGATGCCAAAGCTACGAATTCATCTGAATCAACCAATGAAGTGAACAATGACATTTGCATTAAAATCAATCAGCATGATCGAGAGGAAAAATCCCACCACACCACAGAGAACTTTAAAATAACAGCAGCTCAAAACACACCAAAATCTGCTGAAAATGAATACACCAATGATGAACCCAAGGAAAGTATTATTTCCTGTATAGAACCATCAGCTTTAAGTATTGGCATGGATGGTGATGGGCCAGAAAAAGCTCAATTATTGTCAACACCTCATCAACTTGAAGCGTTTTGGAAAGACAAACCTTTATACGATGATGCAGAATCAACATACATCAAATCAatggaaaacttgaacaaatgcATAGTTCCTGAACAAGATTACCCCAGGGCAGTTGACTCCATCGTTGATGAACAAGTACCAACACAGTTAACTCAGACATCTAACAACATACTAACCCAACCATTGCTGCAGAACCCGGCCACAAACTCCAATCTTTCCGTTCCTCCCCCGAATCCACCAAATACATTATTAGGTACAACAAGCACCGTGAATATCAGAAACCCCAAAGAAACCGTGGATGATTGCACAATATATGAACAG
- the LOC134287391 gene encoding uncharacterized protein PF3D7_1120600-like (The sequence of the model RefSeq protein was modified relative to this genomic sequence to represent the inferred CDS: added 415 bases not found in genome assembly), whose translation MREQSYIESSNHQEPAEKWDPVIVLQEQQNEDDERRENPEEESKTSLDNVSDRFEVDHLPRDEIFNDEENISDKMQETHVEVKPTNQTSLSFDKQQPQLRDDEENDEKTIEGVDVEENALVKMREESFMEALDHVKHAEQLDQVNILRLPENLENVEENISSQEANKNSESISCDATQEDTDFINKVLETSTENVAESIQVSDVQPSIDDVHASQPSEVELVVCEDDENIIKTINKRADDEENGGSPCDTDTVNIDRVQKTDTEENNVAPVNAPNNEPASSAIKLSTNSNDNNDAMKLPSQCSNWKDRRQKISMITHEEYHLNPISYIRMELPIVTAEIITTHDTDSQCFIHPNSGKILLDNADSQTEEVISIEPSILEEQHIATEVSVLDPNIETSMQSKSSSVLVKQSSTTEHKNYSEALLTSDSMNISKEFATTTSNCVYKTTTIIYGASSHQHVIEEHYTHPLIVEQIVRDVDTHPEQSLTTLNDVESDLTTSLGPMCGRNIESQNEINISTDEIVNDEENVLIRTRNESLLRDDVLDHFIFPEEYTKTIYLETPDEEASENSEKDKMSDEENLLIKMKFESEENDKDIVPAKDTSGHEISQYDTVSKDFSLSHQLQVITSSDHSEPEKGLTFVTPAVSVSAEKIENIPEYESNISSQADAGLGHTYNIQESVDHQTNPLIFEHPISDLQIQSTNISNNAELQLHTQSETIPLALKDVQNSITTTTIFLTSMDNSATREASELINQDDTDALLNKPIDDEEIALIKMREKSFLQDDTSTVRALNEQVEMAANAIPEFSEKSASQLQNILCQETPNNETDTVKQIEAINGNDQLLSRKEPEKSETDVVEILDTNDDDACQQSAPSAIEDEKESMLQAEKNSETHSCESVNETTDFPGMALEAETMNASGSIDVSDVQSCDDIVHTSQTLTMQVVHGAENDEKTREEEDQEENVLLEMREQSYIEPSNHQEQAEKWNPVIVLQEEQNEVEERREKPEEESKTSLDNVSDRFEVDHLPRDEIFNDEENISDKMQETHVEVKPTNQTSLSFDKQQPQLRDDEENDEKTIEGVDEEENALVQMRDESFLEALDLLKHGEHGDQGSILHLPENLENVEENIFSQEANRSSEPISSDATQEDTDFINKLETSTENMAGGIQVSDVQHCIDNVHTSQSSEVELVICEDEEENVLVKMREESFMEALEHAEQLDQVNIPRLPENLENVEENISSQEANRNSESFSCDATQEDTDNINKTLETSSENVAGSIQVSDVQPCIDNVCISQSSEVELAISEDEEENALVKMREESFMDALDHPKHAEQSDQVNILHLPENLENVEENIFSQEANRMSESISCDATQEGTDFINKTLETSTGNVAGSIQVSDVQHCIDNVHTSQPSEAELVISEEDENIIKTINKREDDEENSSIIIRDEFIMATADYPELAEKLDQAVVPQEDLSAEKQQTSDTSEKFEWDKASLDNVSDHIDADDIVSNEEIALLKMQETSVELKTTTHASQSLDTEEQNVCDEVTNEEKSSGREDEEENALIKMRDQSFMAASDHLEHAENLDLVNINVEENISSQEANRTNESISCEATQKDPDFINKTLDTSTENEAGNIQVSDVQPCIDSVHTSQSSELEFVICTDDENIKTLKEREDDEENASIIMREKSTMEISDYPKLAENMHPVTILQEDLSKDKQPIDRSEKLEGNKASLDNVSDCIGAEYSFVMMQITTKKLKKVRMKKKKH comes from the exons AACAATTGGACCAAGTAAATATTCTGCGTTTACCCGAAAATCTAGAAAACGTGGAAGAAAATATCTCTTCACAAGAAGCAAACAAAAATAGTGAATCAATTTCCTGTGACGCTACACAAGAGGATACTGATTTCATAAACAAGGTACTGGAAACATCAACGGAAAACGTGGCAGAAAGTATTCAAGTTTCTGATGTACAGCCCTCCATTGATGATGTTCATGCATCTCAACCGTCAGAAGTTGAACTTGTAGTTTGTGAAGATGATGAAAATATCATCAAAACGATAAATAAACGAGCAGATGATGAAGAAAATGGAGGATCACCGTGTGACACAGATACTGTGAATATCGACCGTGTGCAAAAAACGGACACAGAAGAAAACAATGTCGCTCCCGTGAATGCTCCAAATAATGAACCAGCCAGCTCTGCAATCAAATTATCTACCAATTCAAATGATAACAATGATGCAATGAAATTGCCATCTCAATGTAGCAACTGGAAGGATAGGCGACAAAAAATTTCCATGATTACACACGAAGAATATCATTTGAATCCTATATCATACATAAGAATGGAACTTCCAATTGTCACAGCTGAAATTATCACAACACACGATACAGATAGCCAATGCTTCATTCATCCAAATTCGGgtaaaattcttctagataatGCTGATTCACAAACAGAAGAAGTTATTAGCATAGAACCATCCATCTTGGAAGAGCAACATATTGCAACAGAAGTTTCTGTTCTTGATCCCAACATTGAAACTTCAATGCAATCTAAATCATCTTCTGTACTAGTCAAACAGTCGTCCACGACTGAGCATAAAAATTATTCAGAAGCTTTATTGACTTCAGACTCTATGAACATCAGTAAAGAATTTGCAACTACTACTTCAAATTGTGTTTACAAGACAACAACAATTATCTACGGAGCATCTTCTCATCAACATGTAATAGAGGAACACTACACTCACCCCTTGATTGTTGAGCAAATTGTGAGAGATGTAGACACTCACCCAGAACAATCGCTCACAACGCTAAATGATGTCGAAAGTGATCTGACGACTTCACTTGGGCCTATGTGTGGTAGAAACATTGAATCACAAAACGAGATAAACATTTCTACAGATGAAATCGTAAACGATGAGGAGAACGTTCTTATTAGAACCAGAAATGAATCGTTATTGCGCGATGATGTATTAGATCATTTCATATTTCCAGAAGAATATACAAAGACAATTTATCTGGAAACTCCTGATGAAGAAGCATCTGAAAACTCTGAAAAGGACAAAATGAGCGACGAAGAGAACCTTCTTATCAAAATGAAATTCGAATCTGAGGAAAATGACAAAGATATTGTACCGGCAAAAGATACTTCAGGTCATGAAATTTCTCAATATGATACAGTCAGTAAAGACTTCTCACTTTCACATCAATTACAAGTTATAACATCATCAGACCATAGTGAACCAGAAAAAGGACTAACGTTTGTTACACCAGCAGTTTCAGTAAGCGCTGAAAAAATAGAAAATATACCCGAATATGAATCCAATATCTCGAGCCAAGCTGATGCAGGATTAGGTCATACATACAATATTCAAGAATCTGTCGACCATCAAACTAATCCCTTGATTTTTGAGCATCCAATTTCGGATTTGCAAATTCAGTCAACAAATATCTCAAACAATGCGGAACTGCAACTCCATACACAATCAGAAACTATACCATTAGCACTAAAAGATGTTCAAAATAGTATAACAACGACCACAATTTTTCTCACCTCTATGGATAATTCTGCCACACGTGAAGCCTCTGAACTAATCAACCAAGACGATACAGATGCACTTTTGAATAAACCAATAGATGATGAAGAGATTGCGCTTATTAAGATGAGAGAAAAATCATTCTTGCAAGATGATACATCTACTGTTCGGGCATTAAATGAACAAGTGGAAATGGCTGCTAATGCAATACCGGAGTTCTCAGAAAAATCCGCCTCACAACTTCAAAATATTCTTTGCCAAGAAACTCCTAATAATGAAACTGACACAGTGAAGCAAATTGAAGCAATTAATGGcaatgatcaacttctttcaagaaAAGAGCCTGAAAAAAGTGAAACAGATGTAGTTGAAATTCTTGATACAAATGATGATGACGCTTGTCAGCAATCAGCACCAAGTGCAATTGAAGATGAAAAGGAAAGTATGCTACAAGCAGAAAAAAATAGTGAAACTCATTCATGCGAATCAGTAAACGAGACTACTGATTTTCCAGGCATGGCACTGGAAGCAGAAACGATGAATGCATCAGGATCTATCGATGTTTCTGATGTACAATCTTGTGATGACATTGTTCATACATCCCAGACGCTTACAATGCAAGTTGTACATGGTGCAGAAAACGACGAAAAAACtagagaagaagaagatcaaGAAGAGAATGTCTTACTTGAGATGAGAGAACAGTCTTACATAGAGCCATCAAATCATCAAGAACAAGCTGAAAAATGGAACCCAGTAATTGTTCTGCAAGAAGAGCAAAATGAGGTTGAGGAACGCAGAGAAAAGCCTGAAGAAGAGAGCAAAACCTCTCTTGATAATGTGTCTGATCGTTTTGAAGTTGATCATCTACCCAGAGATGAAATTTTCAATGACGAGGAAAATATTTCGGACAAAATGCAAGAAACACATGTGGAAGTAAAACCAACAAATCAGACTTCCCTCTCTTTTGACAAACAACAACCACAATTGCGTGATGATGAAGAAAATGACGAAAAAACTATAGAAGGTGTAGATGAAGAAGAGAACGCATTAGTTCAAATGAGAGATGAGTCTTTCTTGGAGGCTTTAGATCTTCTGAAGCATGGCGAACATGGGGATCAAGGAAGTATTCTTCATTTACCCGAAAATCTAGAAAACGTGGAAGAAAATATCTTTTCACAAGAAGCAAACAGAAGTAGTGAACCAATTTCCAGTGACGCTACACAAGAGGATACTGATTTCATAAACAAACTGGAAACATCAACTGAAAACATGGCAGGAGGTATTCAAGTTTCTGATGTACAGCACTGTATTGATAATGTTCATACATCTCAGTCGTCTGAAGTTGAACTTGTAATTTGTGAAGACGAAGAAGAGAATGTATTAGTTAAAATGAGAGAGGAGTCTTTTATGGAGGCGTTAGAACATGCTGAACAATTGGATCAAGTAAATATTCCGCGTTTACCCGAAAATCTAGAAAACGTGGAAGAAAACATCTCTTCCCAAGAAGCAAACAGAAATAGTGAATCATTTTCCTGTGACGCTACACAAGAGGATACGGATAACATAAACAAGACACTGGAAACATCATCGGAAAACGTGGCAGGAAGTATTCAAGTATCTGATGTACAGCCCTGTATTGATAATGTTTGTATATCTCAGTCATCTGAAGTTGAACTTGCAATTAGTGAAGATGAAGAAGAGAATGCATTAGTTAAAATGAGAGAGGAGTCTTTCATGGATGCGTTAGATCATCCAAAACATGCTGAACAATCAGACCAAGTAAATATTCTGCATTTACCAGAAAATCTAGAAAACGTGGAAGAAAATATCTTTTCCCAAGAAGCAAACAGAATGAGTGAATCAATTTCCTGTGACGCTACACAAGAGGGTACTGATTTCATAAACAAGACACTGGAAACATCGACTGGAAACGTGGCAGGAAGTATTCAAGTTTCTGATGTACAGCACTGTATTGATAATGTTCATACATCTCAGCCGTCTGAAGCTGAACTTGTAATTAGTGAAGAAGATGAAAATATCATCAAAACGATAAATAAACGAGAAGATGATGaagaaaattcttcaataatAATCAGGGATGAGTTTATTATGGCGACAGCAGATTATCCAGAACTTGCTGAAAAATTGGACCAAGCAGTTGTCCCACAAGAAGATCTAAGTGCGGAGAAACAACAAACAAGTGATACATCTGAGAAATTCGAATGGGACAAAGCATCTCTTGATAATGTATCTGATCATATTGACGCAGATGATATTGTCAGTAACGAAGAAATTGCTTTGTTAAAAATGCAAGAAACAAGTGTTGAGTTAAAGACAACAACACATGCATCTCAATCACTTGACACAGAGGAACAAAATGTATGTGATGAAGTAACAAATGAAGAAAAATCTAGTGGACGTGAGGATGAAGAAGAGAACGCTTTAATTAAAATGAGAGATCAGTCTTTTATGGCGGCATCAGATCATTTGGAACATGCTGAAAATTTGGACTTAGTAAATATAAACGTAGAAGAAAATATCTCTTCGCAAGAAGCAAACAGAACGAATGAATCAATTTCCTGTGAGGCTACTCAAAAGGATCCCGATTTCATAAACAAGACACTGGATACATCAACGGAAAACGAGGCAGGAAATATTCAAGTATCTGATGTACAGCCCTGTATTGATAGCGTTCATACATCTCAGTCATCTGAATTAGAATTTGTAATTTGTACAGATGATGAAAATATCAAGACGTTAAAAGAACGAGAGGATGATGAAGAAAATGCTTCAATAATAATGAGAGAAAAGTCTACTATGGAAATATCTGATTATCCTAAACTTGCTGAAAATATGCACCCAGTTACTATCCTACAAGAAGATCTAAGCAAGGATAAACAACCCATTGATAGATCTGAGAAACTCGAAGGGAATAAAGCATCTCTTGATAATGTATCTGATTGTATTGGCGCAGAATAT AGTTTTGTGATGATGCAGATAACAACAAAAAAATTAAAGAAGGTGAGGATGAAGAAGAAAAAGCACTAA